A genomic segment from Janibacter sp. DB-40 encodes:
- a CDS encoding FAD-dependent oxidoreductase, translating into MNSPTPPPTKVAVIGAGMVGLSTAWFLQEHGVEVEVLDRDSVAAGSSWGNAGWITPGLSTPLPDPAVLSYGIKAVISPSSPVYVPVSADPRLLRFLAMFTRNSTMRRWSRSMRSLVPINECALPAFDALAAGGVSSPAHEATSFIAGYRTRPETEFLLTELEHIAASGQDVGFEELTGEQVREIEPTFSDEVGAGIRLLGQRYLNPIEYVQSLADSVRARGGKVREGARVTGITDEAKGVRLAIAGAGTEAFDRVVVATGTWLDDLARPFGVRTHVQAGRGYSFSVPIDHVPHGPIYLPNERVACTPLGDRLRVAGMMEFRPPEAPLDQRRVEAVVEAARPFLSGVDLDDRRDEWVGSRPCTPDGLPLIGASQSPHVHIAGGHGMWGMTLGPATGQLLAKTMVTGRPAPELTPFDPLR; encoded by the coding sequence ATGAACTCCCCCACTCCCCCTCCCACGAAGGTCGCCGTCATCGGCGCCGGCATGGTCGGACTGTCAACCGCGTGGTTCCTCCAGGAGCACGGCGTGGAGGTCGAGGTCCTGGACCGCGACAGCGTCGCGGCCGGCTCCTCGTGGGGCAACGCCGGGTGGATCACCCCCGGGCTGTCGACGCCCCTCCCGGACCCGGCGGTCCTCTCCTACGGCATCAAGGCCGTCATCTCCCCCTCGTCCCCCGTCTACGTCCCGGTGAGCGCGGACCCGCGCCTGCTGCGCTTCCTCGCGATGTTCACCCGCAACAGCACGATGCGCCGCTGGTCGCGCTCGATGCGCTCCCTCGTGCCGATCAACGAGTGCGCGCTACCGGCCTTCGACGCCCTCGCGGCGGGTGGGGTCAGCTCACCCGCGCACGAGGCGACCTCGTTCATCGCCGGCTACCGCACCCGGCCCGAGACCGAGTTCCTGCTCACCGAGCTCGAGCACATCGCGGCCTCCGGTCAGGACGTCGGCTTCGAGGAGCTCACCGGCGAGCAGGTGCGCGAGATCGAGCCGACCTTCTCCGACGAGGTCGGCGCCGGCATCCGCCTGCTCGGCCAGCGGTACCTCAACCCCATCGAGTACGTCCAGTCGCTGGCGGACTCGGTCCGCGCCCGCGGTGGCAAGGTCCGCGAGGGCGCACGCGTCACCGGCATCACCGACGAGGCGAAGGGGGTCCGCCTGGCGATCGCGGGAGCGGGCACCGAGGCCTTCGACCGGGTCGTCGTCGCCACGGGCACGTGGCTGGACGACCTGGCCCGCCCCTTCGGGGTGCGCACCCACGTGCAGGCCGGCCGGGGCTACAGCTTCAGCGTGCCGATCGACCACGTCCCGCACGGGCCCATCTACCTGCCGAACGAGCGGGTGGCCTGCACGCCGCTGGGTGACCGGCTGCGCGTGGCCGGGATGATGGAGTTCCGCCCGCCGGAGGCCCCGCTCGACCAGCGGCGCGTCGAGGCGGTCGTCGAGGCGGCCCGTCCCTTCCTCAGTGGCGTCGACCTCGACGACCGGCGGGACGAGTGGGTCGGGTCGCGTCCCTGCACCCCCGACGGCCTGCCGCTCATCGGCGCGTCGCAGTCGCCGCACGTGCACATCGCCGGCGGCCACGGGATGTGGGGCATGACCCTGGGACCGGCCACCGGGCAGCTCCTGGCCAAGACCATGGTGACCGGCCGTCCGGCGCCGGAGCTGACCCCCTTCGACCCCCTGCGCTGA
- a CDS encoding ABC transporter substrate-binding protein: MAAALPNRTIRCVATMASGGLVATLAACGGSGGGGGSDSGTITIGYSAGISGGAAEYGKNVQNGLQMAIDEVNAEGVTVDGTEYTVELESLDDQYQPGTTGTNAQRLVEQDGATVVFIPHAGGIKAAQELNSGRTEFLVGAYSSDPEIVEGGNPLTVMIPPSFTSYIDPFISKVDTQGSGKLGLLATSSEFGQQWTKAATAAWEDAGGQVMANNNINYATVSDFAGPVSKTLSGNPDVILVGGPSQPTAIIIEEARKQGYEGSFMILDQAKFEEMEEFTDPKNLNNSVGIAPLTAFEGTEDFITRYQEKFSTDKPVNADIALNYQALPIFIKAMETAGTVDDPAAIREAIGESIDEVDPKFRVAFAPDRITDNGHLLADDLQAAYRNEQGQYESFPVDQPKE; this comes from the coding sequence ATGGCTGCAGCCTTGCCGAACCGCACGATCCGCTGTGTCGCCACCATGGCGAGTGGTGGTCTGGTGGCCACCCTGGCAGCGTGTGGAGGATCCGGAGGGGGCGGTGGCTCCGACTCCGGCACGATCACCATCGGGTACTCCGCCGGCATCAGCGGTGGCGCCGCCGAGTACGGCAAGAACGTCCAGAACGGCCTGCAGATGGCCATCGACGAGGTCAACGCCGAGGGCGTGACGGTCGACGGCACCGAGTACACCGTGGAGCTCGAGAGCCTCGACGACCAGTACCAGCCGGGGACGACCGGGACGAACGCCCAGCGCCTCGTCGAGCAGGACGGTGCCACCGTCGTGTTCATCCCCCACGCCGGTGGGATCAAGGCGGCGCAGGAGCTGAACTCCGGACGCACCGAGTTCCTCGTCGGCGCCTACAGCTCGGACCCGGAGATCGTGGAGGGTGGCAACCCGCTCACCGTGATGATCCCGCCGTCCTTCACCAGCTACATCGACCCGTTCATCAGCAAGGTCGACACCCAGGGCAGCGGCAAGCTGGGCCTCCTGGCCACCTCGAGCGAGTTCGGCCAGCAGTGGACCAAGGCGGCGACGGCAGCCTGGGAGGACGCTGGGGGCCAGGTGATGGCGAACAACAACATCAACTACGCCACCGTCTCGGACTTCGCCGGCCCGGTCTCGAAGACGCTGTCCGGCAACCCGGACGTCATCCTCGTCGGAGGGCCCTCGCAGCCCACCGCGATCATCATCGAGGAGGCGCGCAAGCAGGGCTATGAGGGGTCCTTCATGATCCTCGACCAGGCGAAGTTCGAGGAGATGGAGGAGTTCACCGACCCGAAGAACCTCAACAACTCGGTCGGGATCGCTCCGCTGACGGCGTTCGAGGGCACCGAGGACTTCATCACCCGCTACCAGGAGAAGTTCTCCACGGACAAGCCGGTCAATGCGGACATCGCGCTGAACTACCAGGCGCTGCCGATCTTCATCAAGGCGATGGAGACCGCCGGGACCGTCGACGACCCCGCTGCCATCCGCGAGGCCATCGGCGAGAGCATCGACGAGGTGGACCCCAAGTTCCGGGTGGCCTTCGCGCCCGACCGCATCACCGACAACGGGCACCTCCTCGCCGACGACCTCCAGGCGGCCTACCGGAACGAGCAGGGGCAGTACGAGTCCTTCCCGGTCGACCAGCCCAAGGAATGA
- a CDS encoding branched-chain amino acid ABC transporter permease — protein MTLFIQQLINGLALGGIYCLAAVGLTLVFGVLGFPNLAHGALFMLGGYFTYSLLVDVGLPYVVAIVCAALVLAVVGVLFERLIFHPLRKAPHTHHMIATIGVMFFLIAVVQEVWGTGFLRMDSPFAGRMTVAGAQISSQRIIIIVTAMVVLIALTWFLKKSVHGQAIEAVEQDRTGATLVGINPGVVSMVTFAVSFALVAVSAGLVAPIQLLSPTMGASLNLIVFAIIILGGLGSLPGAIIGGFVIAIAEVMASTYISVAAGEAAIFVVLMAVLAIKPTGLFGMVEQR, from the coding sequence ATGACGCTCTTCATCCAGCAGTTGATCAACGGCCTGGCGCTGGGCGGCATCTACTGCCTGGCCGCCGTCGGGCTGACTCTCGTCTTCGGGGTGCTGGGCTTTCCCAACCTCGCCCACGGCGCGCTCTTCATGCTCGGCGGGTACTTCACGTACTCACTGCTCGTCGACGTCGGCCTGCCGTACGTGGTGGCGATCGTGTGCGCCGCGCTCGTCCTCGCCGTGGTCGGGGTGCTCTTCGAGCGGCTCATCTTCCATCCGCTGCGGAAGGCTCCGCACACGCACCACATGATCGCGACGATCGGGGTGATGTTCTTTCTCATCGCCGTGGTCCAGGAGGTCTGGGGCACGGGGTTCCTGCGCATGGACTCCCCCTTCGCCGGCCGGATGACCGTCGCGGGGGCGCAGATCTCCTCGCAGCGGATCATCATCATCGTGACCGCCATGGTCGTGCTCATCGCCCTGACGTGGTTCCTCAAGAAGTCCGTCCACGGCCAGGCGATCGAGGCCGTCGAGCAGGACCGCACGGGCGCGACGCTCGTCGGGATCAACCCGGGCGTCGTCTCCATGGTGACCTTCGCGGTGTCCTTCGCGCTGGTGGCCGTCTCGGCGGGACTGGTCGCGCCGATCCAGCTGCTCTCGCCCACCATGGGCGCGTCGCTGAACCTGATCGTCTTCGCGATCATCATCCTGGGTGGGCTCGGCTCCCTCCCGGGGGCGATCATCGGCGGGTTCGTCATCGCCATCGCGGAGGTGATGGCCTCGACCTACATCTCCGTGGCAGCAGGTGAGGCGGCGATCTTCGTCGTCCTGATGGCCGTCCTGGCGATCAAACCGACGGGACTGTTCGGAATGGTGGAGCAACGATGA
- a CDS encoding branched-chain amino acid ABC transporter permease → MMEKINPRLLGVALVALALLAAPLVLNDQPYLIRVTTTAAIYAIAAYGMNIILGLTGQLSLAHGAFFGVGAYIVGLLTTDHDWSFWGSFLLAILATTALGYASGLIALRTQGAYFAIFTMALGFLIFIVVTRWESVTHAHSGVSGVKYPENIGPIDFTQPTTMYYFVLLILGGAAYTTHALLRSNAGRSLVAIRTSEDLARSIGVNVAVGKQLAFTASAGIAGLAGGLFASLTGFIGPDSAAIDVTFEFLLFLLIGGMGTVMGPIIGSLLVAFLFEMLQDLQSYRFIVLGPIIVLLVIFAPKGIVGYLNDLIPARRRRRQRAAARSEDAPDETPAPRTTKEEVV, encoded by the coding sequence ATGATGGAGAAGATCAACCCGCGTCTGCTCGGCGTCGCGCTCGTCGCGCTCGCCCTGCTCGCGGCACCACTCGTCCTCAACGACCAGCCCTACCTGATCCGGGTGACCACGACGGCGGCGATCTACGCGATCGCCGCCTACGGGATGAACATCATCCTCGGCCTGACCGGACAGCTGTCCCTGGCACACGGTGCGTTCTTCGGCGTCGGTGCCTACATCGTGGGCCTGCTCACGACGGACCACGACTGGTCCTTCTGGGGCTCCTTCCTGCTCGCCATCCTCGCCACCACGGCCCTGGGGTACGCCTCGGGACTGATCGCGCTGCGGACACAGGGCGCGTACTTCGCGATCTTCACGATGGCCCTGGGATTCCTCATCTTCATCGTCGTCACCCGGTGGGAGTCGGTCACGCACGCCCACTCGGGCGTCAGTGGGGTGAAGTACCCGGAGAACATCGGGCCGATCGACTTCACGCAGCCGACGACCATGTACTACTTCGTGCTGCTCATCCTCGGCGGCGCCGCGTACACGACCCATGCGCTGCTGCGGTCCAACGCGGGACGGTCCCTCGTGGCCATCCGCACGTCCGAGGACCTCGCCAGGTCCATCGGGGTCAACGTCGCCGTCGGCAAGCAGCTCGCCTTCACGGCCTCGGCCGGCATCGCGGGACTGGCAGGTGGCCTCTTCGCCTCCCTGACCGGGTTCATCGGTCCGGACTCGGCCGCCATCGACGTCACCTTCGAGTTCCTGCTCTTCCTGCTCATCGGCGGCATGGGGACGGTCATGGGGCCGATCATCGGGAGCCTGCTCGTGGCGTTCCTCTTCGAGATGCTGCAGGACCTGCAGTCCTACCGGTTCATCGTCCTGGGGCCGATCATCGTCCTGCTCGTCATCTTCGCGCCGAAGGGCATCGTCGGTTACCTCAACGACCTCATCCCCGCGCGTCGCCGACGTCGGCAGCGTGCGGCGGCACGGTCAGAGGACGCACCCGACGAGACACCCGCCCCCCGGACGACGAAGGAAGAGGTGGTCTGA
- a CDS encoding ABC transporter ATP-binding protein: protein MLLQVRGLSKRFGGLDAVKDVDLDVPEGQITAIIGPNGAGKSTLFNLLAGFYRPTSGTVTFDGTDITGMKPHRTVRAGIARTFQTTHLFDGATVLENVLAACVVRGRSNPLDAVLHTPRYRRDERASLEKSMQELEFVGAAHLRDELASTLPQETQKRISIALALATEPRLLLLDEPAAGTTDEETESFGELIRQIVGRGITVCLVEHKMSMVMNLADQIVVLDHGQRIALGSPDEIKKDPLVIEAYLGADASTTGASS from the coding sequence ATGCTGCTGCAGGTACGCGGGCTCAGCAAGAGGTTCGGTGGTCTCGACGCGGTCAAGGACGTGGACCTCGACGTCCCGGAGGGGCAGATCACGGCGATCATCGGACCCAACGGCGCGGGCAAGTCGACGTTGTTCAACCTGCTGGCGGGCTTCTACCGCCCGACGTCGGGGACCGTCACCTTCGACGGCACGGACATCACCGGCATGAAGCCCCACCGGACGGTCCGTGCGGGGATCGCCCGGACGTTCCAGACGACGCACCTCTTCGACGGTGCCACCGTGCTGGAGAACGTCCTGGCCGCCTGTGTCGTGCGGGGCCGATCCAACCCGCTGGACGCGGTGCTGCACACGCCGCGGTACCGCCGCGACGAGAGGGCGAGCCTCGAGAAGTCGATGCAGGAGCTGGAGTTCGTCGGCGCCGCCCACCTGCGCGACGAGCTCGCCTCGACCCTCCCGCAGGAGACGCAGAAGCGGATCTCGATCGCCCTCGCCCTGGCCACGGAGCCGCGCCTGCTGCTCCTGGACGAGCCGGCTGCCGGCACCACCGACGAGGAGACCGAGTCCTTCGGCGAGCTCATCCGGCAGATCGTCGGGCGCGGGATCACGGTCTGCCTCGTCGAGCACAAGATGTCCATGGTGATGAACCTCGCCGACCAGATCGTCGTCCTCGACCACGGCCAACGCATCGCCCTGGGCAGCCCGGACGAGATCAAGAAGGACCCGCTCGTCATCGAGGCCTATCTCGGGGCCGACGCGAGCACGACAGGAGCCTCCTCATGA
- a CDS encoding ABC transporter ATP-binding protein has protein sequence MMTISGLSAGYGAGNVLHSVDITVPAGELTVILGSNGSGKSTLFRTVSGVLRPTGGRIEFAGEDTTRSSTAALVRKGLAHCPEGRHLFPRMSVEKNLVLGAYAGRRRKERVRTLLERTYELFPVLRDKSKQSAGSLSGGQQQMVAIGRALMSDPTMLILDEPSMGLAPLVTQQVFDAIVGINREGIGVLLAEQNATSALRIASSGYVMAEGRVVLSGPAEELAGDPAVQQAYLGV, from the coding sequence ATGATGACCATCTCCGGGCTCAGCGCCGGCTACGGCGCGGGGAACGTCCTGCACTCCGTCGACATCACCGTCCCCGCGGGTGAGCTGACGGTCATCCTCGGGTCGAACGGCTCCGGCAAGTCGACGCTGTTCCGCACCGTGAGCGGGGTGCTCCGCCCGACCGGCGGACGGATCGAGTTCGCCGGAGAGGACACCACCAGGAGCAGCACGGCCGCCCTCGTGCGCAAGGGACTGGCGCACTGCCCCGAGGGCCGGCACCTCTTCCCGCGGATGTCGGTGGAGAAGAACCTGGTGCTGGGTGCGTACGCCGGCCGCCGTCGGAAGGAGCGGGTGCGCACCCTCCTGGAGCGGACCTACGAGCTGTTCCCGGTGCTCAGGGACAAGAGCAAGCAGTCCGCCGGGTCCTTGTCCGGAGGGCAGCAGCAGATGGTGGCCATCGGCCGTGCCCTGATGTCCGACCCGACGATGCTGATCCTCGACGAACCGTCGATGGGTCTGGCGCCGCTGGTCACCCAGCAGGTCTTCGACGCGATCGTCGGGATCAACCGGGAGGGCATCGGCGTGCTCCTCGCCGAGCAGAACGCGACCTCCGCCCTGCGCATCGCCTCCTCGGGGTACGTCATGGCCGAGGGTCGGGTCGTCCTGTCGGGCCCGGCCGAGGAGCTCGCCGGGGACCCGGCCGTGCAGCAGGCCTACCTCGGGGTGTGA
- a CDS encoding glycosyltransferase family 2 protein → MTSATLVREQVAPLEVPPRPLRPRLTVVVLTQCDRPELGRALASVRAQRGVDPHLVLVVNGGQPPQSEVADQLIVLPENVGVPAGRNIGVAATDADVVVFLDDDAELQGDDHLASVLERFDEDPDLGAMAMRIVEDTGRSQRRHVPRVGRRSAHRPGPVTHFIGAACAVRRSAFEGVDGFDPRFFYAMEESDLAWRLMDRGWHIWYSADLTAFHPRTPPSRHSRYMWFLARNRFWMAWRSLPLPLFLAHMIIWTAVCAVRRQPLRDVLAGYREGWRTRPARRPLGWRTVLTMTRLGRPPFV, encoded by the coding sequence ATGACCAGCGCGACCCTGGTGAGGGAGCAGGTCGCACCGCTGGAGGTGCCGCCCCGCCCCCTTCGCCCCCGACTCACCGTCGTGGTGCTCACCCAGTGCGACCGTCCCGAGCTGGGCCGGGCGCTGGCCTCGGTCCGCGCCCAGCGCGGCGTGGACCCGCACCTCGTCCTCGTGGTCAACGGGGGCCAACCCCCGCAGTCCGAGGTGGCCGACCAGCTGATCGTGCTGCCGGAGAACGTCGGTGTCCCGGCCGGTCGCAACATCGGCGTCGCCGCGACCGACGCGGACGTCGTGGTCTTCCTCGACGACGACGCGGAGCTGCAGGGCGATGACCACCTGGCATCGGTCCTCGAGCGCTTCGACGAGGACCCGGACCTGGGTGCCATGGCGATGCGGATCGTGGAAGACACGGGTCGGTCGCAGCGACGGCACGTCCCGCGCGTGGGTCGCCGGTCGGCACACCGGCCGGGGCCCGTCACCCACTTCATCGGCGCGGCCTGCGCGGTGCGCAGGAGCGCGTTCGAGGGGGTCGACGGCTTCGACCCCCGCTTCTTCTACGCCATGGAGGAGTCGGACCTGGCCTGGCGCCTCATGGACCGCGGCTGGCACATCTGGTACTCCGCCGACCTGACCGCCTTCCACCCCCGGACGCCCCCGTCGCGGCACTCCCGCTACATGTGGTTCCTCGCCCGCAACCGGTTCTGGATGGCCTGGCGGTCGCTGCCGCTGCCGCTCTTCCTGGCGCACATGATCATCTGGACGGCCGTCTGCGCCGTGCGGCGCCAACCACTTCGCGACGTCCTCGCCGGGTACCGGGAGGGGTGGCGGACCCGCCCCGCGCGCCGACCGCTGGGCTGGCGGACGGTGCTCACCATGACCAGGCTGGGGCGGCCCCCCTTCGTCTGA
- a CDS encoding glycosyltransferase: MAQIPTIAADAQTPLRWSVVIPVHDCADLLARALPEVVAQLGHRDDAEIIVVDDASGDAPDRVVEELGAGRVRYVRHSVNRGAVATFNRCIALARGELVHLLHGDDETLPGFYTAMEEALLPSRAVAAVCRVQDVDAEGGHLYTTRSYRDGTGVWTEALDAFAVSNRVRAPGIVVRRSAYAKVGGYRTDLPHAADWEMWTRLAAHGPVLFVDEVLARYRRHHASHTSTLVRTGANVRERVQAIGVISTHVPPSRRGPTVRRALAHSVYFAGRSALDLARAGRWLPAGRQAREAARCAARIPRGVGVGA, translated from the coding sequence ATGGCTCAGATCCCGACCATCGCGGCGGACGCGCAGACCCCCCTTCGCTGGTCCGTCGTCATCCCCGTCCACGACTGCGCCGACCTGCTCGCCCGGGCCCTGCCCGAGGTGGTGGCCCAGCTGGGGCACCGCGACGACGCCGAGATCATCGTCGTCGACGATGCCTCCGGCGATGCCCCGGACCGGGTGGTCGAGGAGCTCGGGGCCGGACGGGTGCGGTACGTCCGCCACTCCGTCAACCGCGGGGCCGTGGCGACCTTCAACCGGTGCATCGCCCTGGCTCGTGGGGAGCTCGTCCACCTGCTGCACGGTGACGACGAGACGCTCCCCGGCTTCTACACCGCCATGGAGGAGGCGCTGCTCCCCTCCCGGGCGGTCGCAGCCGTCTGCCGCGTGCAGGACGTCGACGCCGAGGGCGGCCACCTCTACACCACACGCTCCTACCGGGACGGGACCGGCGTCTGGACGGAGGCCCTCGACGCCTTCGCGGTGTCGAACCGCGTGCGCGCGCCGGGCATCGTCGTGCGACGCTCCGCCTACGCGAAGGTCGGCGGCTACCGCACGGACCTCCCGCACGCGGCCGACTGGGAGATGTGGACCCGCCTCGCGGCGCACGGTCCCGTGCTCTTCGTCGACGAGGTCCTCGCCCGGTACCGCCGCCACCACGCCTCGCACACCTCGACACTCGTACGCACCGGCGCCAACGTGCGTGAGCGGGTGCAGGCCATCGGCGTGATCTCCACCCACGTCCCTCCGTCGCGCCGCGGACCGACGGTGCGGCGCGCACTGGCCCACTCGGTCTACTTCGCCGGCCGCTCGGCCCTCGACCTGGCCAGGGCGGGTCGGTGGCTCCCCGCAGGTCGGCAGGCCCGCGAAGCCGCCCGGTGCGCCGCCCGGATCCCCCGAGGCGTGGGGGTGGGGGCATGA
- the glf gene encoding UDP-galactopyranose mutase, whose protein sequence is MRFGIAGAGFSGAVIARDLAEAGHEAVVFESRDHIAGNCYTERDPETGVMLHKYGPHIFHTGDERVWEYVTRFGEMMPYNHRVRTTVGGRTYLLPVNLLTINQLFGTAMRPDEAREFIAEQADQSIEEPQNFEEQALKFMGRTLYDAFFHGYTRKQWGLPPTEIPASVLKRLPLRFSYEDSYFNHPHQAIPRDGYTAIVAGILDHPGIEVRLSTPYTAADRPQFDHSVWTGQLDAWFDHEFGRLRYRTLDFEEIRATGDYLGCSVMNFGDVDVPYTRIAEHKHFAPWEEHEDTVCFREYSRLAEDDDIPYYPIRMANDKTLLSKYVDAARAESGVTFVGRLGTYRYLDMDVTIGEALAAADGILEAIGSSRPIPSLFVDA, encoded by the coding sequence ATGAGGTTCGGCATCGCCGGCGCCGGCTTCTCCGGCGCGGTCATCGCCCGCGATCTCGCCGAAGCGGGCCACGAGGCGGTCGTCTTCGAGTCGCGCGACCACATCGCCGGGAACTGCTACACCGAGCGGGACCCCGAGACCGGGGTGATGCTCCACAAGTACGGGCCGCACATCTTCCACACCGGGGACGAGCGGGTGTGGGAGTACGTCACCCGGTTCGGCGAGATGATGCCGTACAACCACCGGGTGCGGACAACCGTCGGTGGCCGGACCTACCTGCTGCCGGTGAACCTGCTGACGATCAACCAGCTCTTCGGGACCGCGATGCGGCCCGACGAGGCCCGCGAGTTCATCGCGGAGCAGGCCGACCAGAGCATCGAGGAGCCGCAGAACTTCGAGGAGCAGGCGCTGAAGTTCATGGGCCGCACGCTCTACGACGCCTTCTTCCACGGGTACACGCGCAAGCAGTGGGGACTGCCTCCGACTGAGATCCCGGCATCCGTGCTCAAGCGCCTGCCGCTGCGCTTCAGCTACGAGGACTCGTACTTCAACCACCCGCACCAGGCCATCCCCCGCGACGGCTACACCGCCATCGTCGCCGGCATCCTCGACCACCCCGGGATCGAGGTGCGGCTGTCGACGCCGTACACGGCCGCGGACCGCCCGCAGTTCGACCACTCCGTGTGGACGGGCCAGCTGGACGCATGGTTCGACCACGAGTTCGGTCGCCTGCGGTACCGCACGCTCGACTTCGAGGAGATCCGGGCGACCGGGGACTACCTGGGGTGCTCGGTGATGAACTTCGGCGACGTGGACGTGCCCTACACGCGCATCGCGGAGCACAAGCACTTCGCGCCGTGGGAGGAGCACGAGGACACGGTGTGCTTCCGTGAGTACAGCCGGCTGGCCGAGGACGACGACATCCCCTATTACCCGATCCGCATGGCGAACGACAAGACGCTGCTCAGCAAGTACGTCGACGCGGCCCGTGCCGAGTCGGGCGTGACCTTCGTCGGTCGGCTCGGCACCTACCGCTACCTCGACATGGACGTCACGATCGGTGAGGCCCTAGCTGCGGCCGACGGGATCCTCGAGGCGATCGGCAGCTCGCGACCGATCCCCTCGCTCTTCGTCGACGCCTGA
- a CDS encoding glycosyltransferase: protein MAELSIIVTTYDIEDYVDQCLASVAAQTFTDIEVLVVDDGSSDSTPERISRFCEGDPRFVPVLLEENSPGGVATPANVGLDRATGTWVGFVDGDDHIEPTMFERLHAAAVSHGADLAMCDYQEEVDGTRERRDPADAHRWAPLTEPYYELDVPTSHTFLRFIAVPWRKLYRRELLESRSIRFPVSDGFFEDNPFHWFTVVSAASIAIVPEVLCHHRVARSGQTMATADERLFHIFHHHDTIHSWLASRGLLDLYQGPLLGWVISQMEWISRRTPPELRRRLFDVLVPIFAQYSLETVRRALQENNKGATAQRLSTAVAKREYGTFARTLSTRPGTDNPVVTAAFHLRHSGLRHTAVLTSRYLRNSAPSGRLSGYLTRARSKAPDSSGRDVLFGLVVIDRRLRRMEERLTDIERRLESGAAPSGTALPSGVDEERGDRSRAADRLEDPVGRS, encoded by the coding sequence GTGGCCGAACTCAGCATCATCGTCACCACGTACGACATCGAGGACTACGTCGATCAGTGTCTCGCGAGCGTGGCGGCACAGACGTTCACCGACATCGAGGTCCTCGTGGTGGACGACGGGTCCAGCGACTCGACACCCGAGCGCATCAGCCGGTTCTGCGAGGGCGACCCCCGCTTCGTCCCCGTCCTCCTGGAGGAGAACAGCCCCGGCGGCGTCGCCACACCCGCGAACGTCGGTCTCGATCGCGCGACCGGTACCTGGGTGGGCTTCGTCGACGGTGACGACCACATCGAGCCGACGATGTTCGAGCGGCTGCACGCGGCCGCCGTCTCCCACGGGGCCGACCTGGCGATGTGCGACTACCAGGAGGAGGTGGACGGCACGCGCGAGCGCCGCGATCCCGCCGACGCCCACCGGTGGGCCCCCTTGACCGAGCCGTACTACGAGCTCGACGTGCCCACTAGCCACACCTTCCTGCGCTTCATCGCCGTGCCCTGGCGCAAGCTGTACCGACGCGAGCTCCTCGAGAGCCGCTCGATCCGCTTCCCGGTGAGCGACGGGTTCTTCGAGGACAACCCCTTCCACTGGTTCACGGTGGTCTCCGCGGCGTCGATCGCGATCGTCCCCGAGGTGCTGTGCCACCACCGGGTGGCCCGCAGCGGGCAGACGATGGCAACGGCCGACGAGCGGCTGTTCCACATCTTCCACCACCACGACACGATCCACTCGTGGCTGGCCTCACGGGGGCTGCTCGACCTCTACCAGGGCCCGCTCCTGGGCTGGGTGATCTCGCAGATGGAGTGGATCTCCCGACGCACGCCACCCGAGCTGCGCCGCCGGCTCTTCGACGTCCTCGTGCCGATCTTCGCCCAGTACTCCCTCGAGACGGTCCGGCGGGCACTGCAGGAGAACAACAAGGGGGCTACCGCGCAGCGGCTGAGCACCGCCGTGGCCAAGCGGGAGTACGGGACCTTCGCGCGCACCCTCTCCACGCGACCGGGCACGGACAACCCCGTGGTGACCGCGGCCTTCCACCTGCGTCACTCGGGGCTCCGGCACACCGCTGTACTCACCAGCCGCTACCTGCGCAACTCGGCGCCGAGCGGCCGGCTGTCCGGCTACCTGACCCGGGCCCGCAGCAAGGCACCCGACTCGAGCGGGCGGGACGTGCTCTTCGGTCTCGTGGTCATCGACCGGCGGCTGCGCCGGATGGAGGAGCGGCTGACCGACATCGAGCGTCGGCTCGAGTCGGGCGCCGCCCCCTCCGGGACCGCCCTGCCCTCAGGCGTCGACGAAGAGCGAGGGGATCGGTCGCGAGCTGCCGATCGCCTCGAGGATCCCGTCGGCCGCAGCTAG